The Bacteroidota bacterium genome includes a region encoding these proteins:
- a CDS encoding FAD-binding oxidoreductase, with product MKKQKISNWGRFPSVEAEIYDLRDEIRARQKMKILNPVIARGLGRSYGDSSLGENIISTVDYNRFISFDESSGVLRCEAGVSFADILEVFIPKGWFLPVTPGTKYITVGGAIASDVHGKNHHKEGSFGDRVREMKIMVASGEVLLCSPSQNEDLFFATIGGMGLTGLILEVEFALKKIETSFISQETLPAENLERVMQLFNDSKKFTYSVAWIDCLAKGKNLGKSILYLGEHAPLSTIEETVFKNTPLWYHGKGKLGVPFDFPSGSLNSLTVKMFNGLYYEMNKLKGNGIVHLDPFFYPLDSVNNWNRIYGKKGFLQYQFVLPLNKSFEGMTEVLQTIAKEGRGSFLAVLKLFGRQDSLISFPMEGYTLALDFPIMPGLMKFLSKLDEIVLKYDGRFYFTKDSRLKADVFKKGYPHLNDFLEIKRKYDPQNIFASTQSKRLELT from the coding sequence ATGAAAAAGCAAAAAATATCCAACTGGGGGAGATTCCCCTCGGTTGAAGCTGAAATTTATGACCTGAGAGACGAGATTCGTGCCCGGCAAAAGATGAAAATTCTTAATCCCGTTATAGCCCGCGGGCTTGGCAGGTCTTACGGCGACAGCTCTCTCGGTGAAAACATCATTTCGACCGTCGATTACAACCGTTTTATATCTTTTGATGAGTCTTCGGGTGTTCTGCGGTGTGAAGCCGGAGTCTCGTTCGCTGACATTCTTGAGGTTTTTATACCAAAAGGGTGGTTTTTGCCGGTCACTCCCGGGACAAAATATATCACGGTCGGCGGAGCAATTGCCTCCGATGTCCACGGTAAGAATCACCACAAAGAGGGTTCTTTTGGCGACCGGGTACGGGAGATGAAGATAATGGTCGCTTCGGGTGAAGTGCTCCTTTGCTCCCCCTCCCAAAACGAGGATCTCTTTTTTGCTACAATCGGTGGAATGGGGCTTACGGGTCTGATACTCGAAGTGGAATTTGCCCTGAAGAAAATCGAAACTTCCTTCATCTCGCAGGAGACACTTCCCGCTGAGAATCTCGAAAGGGTGATGCAGCTTTTTAACGATTCGAAGAAATTCACTTATTCGGTGGCATGGATCGACTGCCTTGCAAAAGGGAAAAATCTGGGGAAATCGATCCTCTACCTCGGTGAGCATGCACCTTTATCCACCATTGAAGAGACGGTTTTCAAAAACACCCCCCTTTGGTATCACGGAAAAGGGAAGCTCGGGGTCCCGTTCGATTTCCCCTCGGGTTCTCTCAACTCTCTGACGGTTAAAATGTTCAACGGACTGTATTACGAAATGAACAAACTGAAAGGAAACGGCATCGTCCACCTTGATCCGTTCTTCTATCCCCTTGACTCGGTTAACAACTGGAACCGCATCTACGGCAAAAAGGGCTTCCTGCAGTATCAGTTCGTACTTCCGTTGAATAAAAGTTTTGAAGGCATGACAGAAGTGTTGCAGACCATCGCCAAAGAAGGGAGAGGTTCGTTCCTCGCGGTACTTAAACTTTTCGGAAGGCAGGACTCCCTGATCTCCTTCCCGATGGAGGGTTACACTCTTGCCCTGGATTTCCCCATAATGCCCGGATTGATGAAATTCCTCTCAAAACTTGATGAAATTGTCCTCAAATATGACGGCAGATTCTACTTCACAAAAGATTCACGCCTGAAAGCAGATGTTTTTAAAAAGGGTTACCCTCATCTGAACGACTTTCTCGAAATAAAACGAAAATATGACCCGCAAAATATCTTTGCATCAACACAATCAAAAAGGCTGGAGTTGACATGA